From one Lycium ferocissimum isolate CSIRO_LF1 chromosome 7, AGI_CSIRO_Lferr_CH_V1, whole genome shotgun sequence genomic stretch:
- the LOC132063179 gene encoding protein DUF642 L-GALACTONO-1,4-LACTONE-RESPONSIVE GENE 2-like, producing MVVKVSVLLLFSLFFTVSALRPAPPLEGLLPNGNFEEQPNPKDLKKKTVLQGKYALPKWEINGLVEYISGGPQPGGMYFPVAHGIHAVRLGNEASISQTIPVKKGSLYALTFGASRTCAQNEALRVSVPPQTGDLPLQTLYSSNGGDTYAWGFYATSNVVKVTFHNPGVQEDPACGPLLDAVAIKELFPPRPTRVNLVKNPGFEEGPHLLMNSSHGVLLPPKQEDLTSPLPGWIIESLKAVKFLDSAHFNVPFGRAAVELLAGRESALAQIIRSVPKKVYAFTFTVGDAKNGCHGDMMVEAFAAQETFKVPFKSQGKGNFKTVSFKFTAIADRTRITFYSSFYHTKLNDYGALCGPVVDEVKVTPVA from the exons ATGGTGGTGAAGGTTTCAGTTTTGCTTCTTTTCTCATTGTTCTTCACTGTCTCTGCCCTTCGCCCAGCTCCTCCTCTTGAAG GACTACTTCCAAATGGTAATTTTGAAGAGCAACCAAATCCAAAAGATCTTAAGAAAAAAACAGTGCTCCAAGGCAAATATGCTTTGCCCAAATGGGAAATCAATGGCTTAGTGGAGTACATCTCCGGCGGGCCACAGCCCGGTGGGATGTACTTCCCAGTTGCCCACGGCATCCACGCAGTGAGGCTTGGGAATGAGGCTTCAATTTCTCAGACAATTCCAGTAAAGAAAGGCTCTCTATATGCACTCACATTTGGGGCATCAAGAACTTGTGCCCAAAATGAGGCGTTGAGGGTGTCAGTGCCTCCTCAAACAGGAGATCTTCCTTTGCAGACACTTTATAGTAGCAATGGTGGTGATACTTATGCTTGGGGTTTCTATGCTACTTCTAATGTAGTTAAAGTTACCTTTCATAATCCTGGAGTTCAAGAGGATCCAGCTTGTGGACCGCTCTTGGATGCTGTTGCTATCAAAGAACTTTTCCCGCCTCGCCCTACAAGAG TGAACTTGGTTAAAAATCCTGGATTTGAAGAAGGACCTCACCTATTGATGAACTCTTCACATGGAGTCCTTCTCCCTCCCAAACAGGAAGATTTGACATCCCCGCTTCCAGGATGGATCATTGAGTCCCTCAAAGCAGTGAAATTCTTGGATTCAGCTCATTTCAATGTCCCATTTGGCCGAGCTGCAGTGGAACTTCTTGCAGGAAGAGAAAGTGCACTCGCCCAAATCATTAGGAGTGTCCCTAAGAAGGTCTACGCATTCACATTCACTGTTGGTGATGCAAAGAATGGTTGCCATGGTGATATGATGGTCGAAGCATTCGCTGCTCAAGAAACGTTCAAAGTTCCCTTCAAATCACAAGGAAAAGGAAACTTCAAAACTGTTAGTTTCAAGTTCACAGCTATTGCAGACAGGACCAGAATTACTTTCTACAGCTCTTTTTACCATACAAAGCTCAATGATTATGGTGCTCTTTGTGGCCCTGTTGTTGATGAAGTTAAGGTCACCCCTGTTGCTTAG